A genomic region of Vitreoscilla filiformis contains the following coding sequences:
- the cas2 gene encoding CRISPR-associated endonuclease Cas2: MRRLWVVSYDVADDGRRQRVATWLLGWGDRVLESVFECVWRADQLEKVVGDLSGLIDPAQDRVWLVPICRRCLWAAKVNGLGRRVGPCAHHVV; the protein is encoded by the coding sequence ATGCGGCGATTATGGGTGGTGAGTTATGACGTTGCGGACGATGGCCGTCGGCAGCGGGTGGCGACGTGGTTATTGGGCTGGGGGGATCGGGTGTTGGAGAGTGTTTTTGAGTGTGTCTGGCGGGCGGATCAATTAGAGAAGGTGGTGGGAGACTTATCGGGGCTGATCGATCCGGCGCAAGATCGGGTGTGGTTGGTGCCGATTTGTCGGCGGTGTTTATGGGCGGCGAAGGTGAATGGATTGGGGCGGCGGGTGGGGCCGTGTGCGCACCATGTGGTGTGA